A region of Ammospiza nelsoni isolate bAmmNel1 chromosome 8, bAmmNel1.pri, whole genome shotgun sequence DNA encodes the following proteins:
- the ANXA7 gene encoding annexin A7 — protein MSYPGYPPSDGYPAFPGYPPTGQESVYPPAGQYAYPAVPGGFPPSGGGTYPAAPPNAGFPGAAGYPAPGGYPASGGYPGAPQAGGMPPYPGGPGFAVPPTGPGFGGYPQQPPAQSYAGGGPAQIPGFPGGQVPSPMPGPPAAVVQCTQGTIQAAPNFDAGRDAEILRKAMKGFGTDEQAIINVVANRSNDQRQKIKAAFKTMYGKDLIKDLKSELSGNVEELILALFMPSTYYDAWSLRHAMKGAGTQENVLIEILCTRTNQEIREIVNCYKSEFGRDIEEDIRSDTSGHFERLLVSMCQGNRDENQTVDYQKAQEDAQRLYQAGEGKLGTDESCFNMVLASRSFPQLKATVEAYSRIANRDLLSSIDREFSGNVERGLKTIVQCALNRPAFFAERLYYSMKGAGTDDSTLIRIVVTRSEIDLVQIKQMFTQMYQKTLAAMIASDTSGDYRKLLLAIVGQ, from the exons ATGTCATACCCAGGTTATCCCCCTTCTGATGGCTACCCTGCTTTCCCAGGTTATCCT CCAACAGGACAGGAGTCTGTCTATCCACCAGCTGGTCAGTATGCCTATCCTGCTGTTCCTGGAGGATTCCCTCCATCAGGAGGAGGGACCTATCCTGCAGCACCACCAAATGCTGGGTTTCCAGGGGCAGCAGGGTATCCTGCCCCAGGGGGCTACCCCGCTTCGGGGGGCTACCctggagctccccaggctggaggAATGCCACCTTACCCTGGAG gccctggcTTTGCTGTGCCTCCCACGGGGCCTGGCTTTGGTGGCTAtccacagcagcctcctgcccaAAGCTATGCTGGAGGTGGACCAGCGCAAATTCCAG GATTTCCTGGTGGACAAGTACCCTCCCCAATGCCTGGTCCG CCTGCTGCAGTGGTTCAGTGTACCCAGGGTACAATTCAAGCTGCTCCAAACTTTGATGCTGGAAGGGATGCAGAAATCCTACGCAAAGCTATGAAGGGTTTTG GAACTGATGAGCAGGCCATCATAAATGTTGTTGCTAACCGCTCCAATGATCAAAGGCAAAAAATCAAGGCAGCTTTCAAGACTATGTATGGCAAG GATTTAATTAAAGATCTGAAGTCTGAGTTAAGTGGTAATGTGGAAGAATTGATTCTAGCCCTCTTCATGCCTAGTACCTACTACGATGCCTGGAGTTTACGTCATGCAATGAAG ggagcaggcacTCAGGAGAATGTGCTGATTGAGATCCTTTGCACTAGGACAAACCAGGAAATTCGTGAAATAGTGAACTGTTATAAATCAGAATTTGGAAGAGACATTGAAGAAGACATCAGATCAGACACTTCAGGACACTTTGAACGACTACTTGTATCTATGTGCCAA GGTAATCGTGATGAGAATCAAACTGTGGATTATCAAAAAGCTCAAGAAGATGCTCAGCGTCTGTACCAAGCTGGTGAGGGAAAACTTGGGACTGATGAATCTTGCTTTAATATGGTTCTGGCAAGCAGAAGTTTTCCCCAGCTGAAAGCAACAGTTGAGGCATACTCCAGG ATTGCTAATCGTGATTTATTAAGCAGCATTGATCGAGAATTTTCTGGAAATGTGGAACGTGGTTTGAAGACCATTG TGCAATGTGCTTTAAATCGCCCAGCCTTTTTTGCAGAAAGACTTTATTATTCTATGAAAGGAGCTGGCACAGATGATTCTACCCTCATCAGAATTGTAGTCACTCGCAGTGAG ATTGACCTCGTGCAAATTAAACAGATGTTCACACAGATGTATCAGAAGACACTGGCTGCAATGATAGCAAGTGATACAAGTGGTGATTACCGGAAGTTGCTGCTGGCAATTGTTGGGCAATAG
- the EIF3F gene encoding eukaryotic translation initiation factor 3 subunit F: MAATAPSAAPPAAAPPQSPTAAPPAPAGSAPPATAPTPPAAPAPPPATPLSAALSGPFPGGRVVRLHPVVLASIVDSFERRNEGAARVIGTLLGTVDKHSVEVTNCFSVPHNESEDEVAVDMEFAKNMYELHKKVSPSEIILGWYATGHDITEHSVLIHEYYSREAHNPIHLTVDTSLQNSRMSIKAYVSAPMGVPGKTMGVMFTPLTVKYVYYDTERIGVDLIMKTCFSPNRVIGLSSDLQQVGSASARIQDTLTMVLQYAEDVLSGKVAADNTVGRFLMDLINQVPKISPEDFETMLNSNINDLLMVTYLANLTQSQIALNEKLLSL; the protein is encoded by the exons ATGGCggccacagctcccagtgcgGCTCCtcccgcggccgctccgccgcAGAGTCCGACGGCGGCTCCCCCCGCCCCGGCTGGGAGCGCTCCTCCCGCGACCGCGCCGACTCCGCCGGCCGCGCCGGCCCCGCCACCCGCCACGCCACTGTCAGCCGCGCTCTCGGGCCCCTTCCCCGGCGGCCGCGTGGTGCGGCTGCACCCGGTTGTGCTCGCCTCCATCGTGGACAGCTTCGAGCGGCGCAACGAGGGCGCGGCGCGGGTGATCGGGACGCTGCTGG GCACCGTGGACAAGCACTCGGTGGAGGTCACCAACTGCTTCTCCGTCCCGCACAACGAGTCCGAGGATGAG GTGGCTGTGGATATGGAATTTGCCAAAAACATGTATGAGCTGCACAAGAAAGTGTCTCCTAGCGAGATCATCTTGGGCTG GTATGCAACAGGGCACGACATCACGGAGCACTCAGTCCTGATCCATGAGTATTACAGCAGGGAGGCTCACAATCCAATCCACCTCACCGTGGACACCAGTCTCCAGAATTCACGCATGAGCATCAAAGCCTATGTCAG tgCCCCGATGGGAGTCCCTGGTAAAACCATGGGTGTGATGTTCACACCACTAACAGTGAAATACGTTTATTATGATACAGAGCGGATAGGAG TGGATCTTATCATGAAGACCTGCTTTAGCCCCAACAGAGTGATTGGCTTGTCCAGTGACTTGCAGCAGGTGGGGTCGGCCTCAGCCAGGATCCAGGACACCCTGACCATGGTGCTGCAGTACGCCGAGGACGTGCTG TCTGGCAAAGTGGCTGCTGACAACACTGTCGGGCGCTTCCTGATGGATCTTATTAACCAGGTGCCAAAGATTTCACCAGAGGACTTTGAGACCATGTTGAACAGCAATATCAAT gACCTACTGATGGTAACCTACTTGGCAAATCTCACACAGTCACAGATTGCTCTCAATGAAAAACTTCTGAGTTTATAA